The DNA region ACAATATTCTATATGAAGTTGTATCCAAGCTTGAAGGCATTTGTGTTAAGCTCTTCAAATTTACCTTTTCCTTTTTTGTTGAACATCTTGTTCATTCCTTCAACGCCTTCTTCTTCGGTGAATTCTCCTGACACTTTCGCAATAACGCCTGCCATAATAATGTTTGCTCCTTTAGCATGGCCTATTACGCGTGCCATTTCCGTGCTCGGCAAAGAAACAATGGTTATGTCGTCCCTTCCCGTAGTGTCACATGTTACTAGAGTACTGTCAATTACTACAGTTCCTCCCGGAGCAACCAATCCTACAAACTTCTGGAAAGAAGGATTGTTCATCGCAAGAAGTATGTCCGGCTCTTCTTGCGCCGGATTGTATATCATTCCCTCTCCAAATTTAACTGTACAGTTGGCGGTTCCTCCACGCATTGCGGCTCCATACTGGGGAATCCAAGTGGCATTCATGTC from Peptostreptococcaceae bacterium includes:
- a CDS encoding 2-oxoacid:acceptor oxidoreductase family protein, coding for MKEVLFAGLGGQGVLTAGLVISQIAVSKDMNATWIPQYGAAMRGGTANCTVKFGEGMIYNPAQEEPDILLAMNNPSFQKFVGLVAPGGTVVIDSTLVTCDTTGRDDITIVSLPSTEMARVIGHAKGANIIMAGVIAKVSGEFTEEEGVEGMNKMFNKKGKGKFEELNTNAFKLGYNFI